In Paenibacillus ihbetae, the following are encoded in one genomic region:
- a CDS encoding ROK family transcriptional regulator — MKKGDHKLIQALNRSKVLNKIRTEGPISRIDLAKKNNISPSTVAAAVQELIKDGYVVEIGTGSSSGGRKPILLQFNPNNHYLFAVAITNSLIILAAMNLEASILKKATFPIDGLQGKELVDRLLQLTDDFIRSYGGGGQCVGISVTVPGIVADTQGVVYYNTKLRMENVPLKRIMEERYGLRVWVENDMNSVALAERRFGNYAYSNLIYISIGDGLGSGILINDNLLRGKHGGAGEFGHTSVNWNGIRCECGNIGCLDTSISWVAIYSRIITAIATGRPTLIQELSGGDYAKIDPSMYKEALRRGDRLALSINEEVAEHLGAGIVNLVNMFNPEALILGGEMALGNEELLAMVRTYIERHAMPILANDMVFGLASLGADDKLIGAAAVLLQDLFGFSLIEASI, encoded by the coding sequence ATGAAAAAAGGCGACCACAAGCTGATCCAGGCGCTGAATCGGTCTAAGGTGCTGAACAAGATAAGGACGGAGGGTCCGATCTCCCGGATCGACCTGGCCAAGAAGAATAACATCAGCCCATCGACGGTGGCGGCCGCCGTGCAGGAATTAATCAAGGACGGCTACGTCGTTGAAATCGGGACCGGCTCCTCCAGCGGGGGCAGAAAGCCGATCCTGCTTCAATTCAATCCGAATAACCACTACCTGTTTGCGGTTGCGATCACGAATTCCCTCATCATTCTGGCGGCGATGAATCTGGAAGCGAGCATATTGAAAAAGGCCACTTTTCCGATCGACGGACTTCAGGGAAAAGAGCTCGTTGATCGGCTCCTGCAGCTTACGGATGATTTTATCCGATCCTACGGCGGCGGAGGACAATGCGTCGGCATATCCGTTACCGTACCCGGAATCGTCGCCGATACCCAAGGGGTTGTCTACTACAACACCAAGCTGCGGATGGAGAACGTCCCGCTGAAACGGATCATGGAGGAGCGGTACGGTTTACGGGTATGGGTAGAGAACGACATGAACTCGGTGGCTTTGGCGGAGCGGAGGTTCGGCAATTATGCCTACTCCAACCTGATCTACATTTCGATCGGCGATGGCCTCGGATCCGGGATTCTCATTAACGATAACCTGCTTCGCGGCAAGCACGGAGGGGCGGGGGAGTTCGGCCATACCAGCGTGAATTGGAACGGCATCCGCTGCGAATGCGGCAATATCGGCTGCCTGGATACAAGCATCAGCTGGGTGGCGATTTACTCCCGGATTATTACGGCGATCGCTACAGGGCGGCCGACCCTGATCCAGGAGCTAAGCGGCGGCGACTACGCTAAAATTGATCCTTCAATGTATAAGGAGGCGCTTCGGCGCGGGGACCGACTGGCACTCTCGATTAACGAGGAGGTGGCGGAGCATCTCGGGGCCGGCATCGTGAACCTCGTGAATATGTTTAATCCGGAGGCGCTTATTCTCGGCGGAGAAATGGCTTTGGGGAACGAGGAGCTGCTGGCGATGGTCCGAACCTACATTGAACGGCACGCCATGCCGATTCTGGCGAATGACATGGTGTTCGGGCTTGCTTCGCTGGGCGCGGACGACAAGCTGATCGGCGCTGCGGCCGTCCTGCTTCAAGATCTGTTCGGCTTCTCGCTGATCGAAGCTTCGATTTGA